One Aliiroseovarius sediminilitoris DNA window includes the following coding sequences:
- the nusA gene encoding transcription termination factor NusA has protein sequence MAITSANQLELLQTAEAVAREKMIDPALVIEAMEESLARAAKSRYGAEMDIRVAIDRKTGRATFTRVRTVVEDDELENYQAEFTVDQARQYMDDPKVGDTFVEEVPPVEMGRIAAQSAKQVILQKVREAERDRQYEEFKDRAGTIINGQVKREEYGNVIVDVGTGEAILRRNEKIGREAYRPNDRIRCYIKDVRREARGPQIFLSRTAPEFMAELFKMEVPEIYDGIIEIKAVARDPGSRAKIAVISYDGSIDPVGACVGMRGSRVQAVVNELQGEKIDIIPWNEDQPTFLVNALQPAEVSKVVLDEEAGKIEVVVPDEQLSLAIGRRGQNVRLASQLTGLDIDIMTEAEESERRQAEFAERTKLFMDTLDLDEFFAQLLVSEGFANLEEVAYVELDELLVIDGVDAATAEELQARARDYLEAQNAKALENARALGVEDSLIAFEGLTPQMIEALAEDGVKSLEDFATCADWELAGGWTTVDGERTKDDGSLEKFGITLEQAQDMVMTARILLGWVDPADLVTEEEADEDDATEEAEA, from the coding sequence ATGGCAATTACTTCTGCAAACCAGTTGGAGCTGCTCCAGACCGCCGAGGCTGTCGCGCGCGAAAAGATGATCGACCCGGCGCTGGTGATCGAAGCGATGGAAGAAAGTCTGGCACGCGCCGCCAAGTCGCGGTATGGCGCGGAAATGGACATTCGCGTGGCAATCGACCGCAAGACGGGCCGCGCCACTTTCACCCGCGTGCGCACCGTGGTCGAGGATGACGAGCTTGAGAATTATCAGGCCGAGTTCACCGTCGATCAGGCCAGGCAATACATGGACGACCCCAAGGTTGGTGACACATTCGTGGAAGAAGTGCCGCCGGTTGAAATGGGTCGAATTGCCGCCCAATCCGCCAAGCAGGTGATCTTGCAGAAGGTCCGCGAAGCCGAGCGGGATCGCCAGTATGAAGAATTCAAGGACCGCGCCGGCACGATCATCAATGGTCAGGTCAAACGCGAAGAATATGGCAATGTCATCGTTGACGTGGGCACTGGCGAAGCCATCCTGCGCCGGAACGAGAAGATCGGCCGCGAAGCCTATCGCCCGAATGATCGCATCCGCTGCTACATCAAGGATGTGCGCCGCGAAGCCCGTGGCCCGCAGATTTTCCTGAGCCGCACTGCCCCTGAATTCATGGCCGAGCTGTTCAAGATGGAAGTTCCCGAAATCTATGACGGTATCATCGAGATCAAGGCGGTAGCCCGTGACCCCGGTTCGCGCGCGAAGATCGCCGTGATCTCGTATGATGGCTCGATTGATCCCGTGGGTGCCTGTGTGGGTATGCGTGGTTCGCGCGTTCAGGCCGTGGTGAACGAGCTTCAGGGCGAGAAAATCGACATCATTCCGTGGAACGAAGATCAGCCGACCTTCCTTGTGAACGCGCTTCAGCCTGCTGAGGTTTCGAAGGTTGTTCTGGACGAAGAAGCCGGCAAGATCGAAGTTGTCGTGCCTGACGAGCAATTGTCGCTGGCCATTGGCCGTCGCGGTCAGAACGTGCGTCTGGCCTCGCAGTTGACGGGTCTGGACATCGACATCATGACCGAGGCCGAGGAAAGCGAACGTCGTCAGGCCGAGTTCGCCGAACGCACCAAGCTGTTCATGGACACGCTGGATCTGGACGAATTCTTCGCACAGCTTCTTGTGTCCGAGGGATTTGCAAACCTCGAAGAGGTTGCTTATGTGGAGCTTGACGAGTTGCTGGTGATCGACGGTGTCGACGCCGCGACGGCAGAAGAGCTTCAAGCCCGCGCCCGCGACTATCTGGAAGCACAGAATGCCAAGGCGCTGGAAAACGCCCGCGCGCTGGGCGTCGAAGACAGCCTGATTGCCTTCGAAGGCCTGACCCCGCAGATGATCGAAGCGCTGGCCGAAGATGGCGTGAAATCGCTCGAAGACTTTGCCACCTGCGCCGACTGGGAACTGGCCGGTGGCTGGACCACGGTTGATGGCGAGCGGACAAAGGACGATGGTTCGCTTGAAAAATTCGGCATCACGCTGGAACAGGCGCAAGACATGGTGATGACGGCCCGCATCCTGTTGGGTTGGGTCGATCCCGCCGATCTCGTGACCGAAGAGGAAGCCGACGAAGACGACGCAACCGAGGAGGCCGAGGCCTGA
- the rimP gene encoding ribosome maturation factor RimP: MSNLVAKAAIDRRLAEIVQPVIEGMGFELVRLRLMGGNTPTLQIMAERPDGGIEVDQCAEISTAVSAVLDVEDPIDDNYTLEVGSPGIDRPLTRLKDFADWSGYIAKIETSELIDGRKRFKGELAGVDGNDVLIEIENKGETVTIGLDFDWLSEAKLVLTDDLIRQVLNQRKDTGQIDETQFDEIQEITGSEED; encoded by the coding sequence GTGAGCAACCTTGTTGCCAAAGCAGCCATAGACCGGCGTCTTGCCGAGATCGTCCAGCCCGTGATCGAAGGGATGGGGTTTGAACTTGTGCGTCTGCGCCTGATGGGCGGCAATACGCCCACATTGCAGATCATGGCCGAACGCCCCGATGGTGGGATCGAAGTCGACCAGTGCGCCGAGATTTCGACCGCCGTCAGCGCGGTTCTGGATGTCGAGGACCCGATTGACGATAACTATACGCTTGAAGTCGGCTCGCCCGGCATTGACCGCCCCCTGACCCGCCTGAAAGATTTCGCGGACTGGAGCGGTTACATTGCCAAGATCGAAACATCCGAGCTGATCGACGGCCGCAAGCGCTTCAAGGGCGAATTGGCGGGTGTCGATGGCAATGACGTGCTGATCGAGATCGAGAATAAAGGCGAAACAGTCACCATTGGGCTTGATTTTGATTGGCTGTCAGAGGCCAAGCTGGTCCTGACAGATGACCTTATTCGCCAAGTTCTGAACCAGCGTAAAGACACGGGTCAGATCGACGAAACGCAATTTGACGAAATTCAAGAAATCACCGGTTCCGAGGAGGACTGA
- the pip gene encoding prolyl aminopeptidase, translated as MDKAAGKNNATARLHPPIDPFDRRMLDVGDGHRIYVEQSGNPHGIPVVVFHGGPGGGSSPAMRRFFDPDDYRIILFDQRGCGRSRPHASIEANTTWHLVQDIEHIRLTLGVDRWVVFGGSWGATLALIYAQTHPSRVAWLVLRGVFLATQTELTWFYGGGAGRFWPELWERFESLIPEDERHDMIAAYNRRLFSGNPGEEARFAKAWTGWENALASINNTGTMIDSPADYARAFARLENHYFTHGAFLETDGQILRDMPKIAHIPGTIVQGRHDMICPPTTAYRLHQRWPSSDLRMIHMAGHALSERGIADELIRTMEKLARQRDTLGA; from the coding sequence ATGGACAAGGCCGCGGGAAAAAACAACGCCACTGCAAGGCTTCATCCCCCGATCGACCCGTTTGATCGGCGCATGTTGGATGTGGGTGATGGGCATCGCATCTATGTCGAGCAAAGCGGAAATCCGCATGGCATCCCCGTCGTGGTGTTCCATGGCGGGCCGGGGGGTGGGTCGTCACCCGCGATGCGCCGGTTCTTCGATCCTGATGATTACCGTATTATCCTGTTTGATCAGCGCGGCTGCGGGCGCTCGCGCCCCCATGCCAGTATCGAGGCCAACACCACATGGCATCTGGTGCAGGACATCGAACATATCCGGCTGACCCTTGGCGTTGATCGCTGGGTCGTGTTCGGCGGCAGTTGGGGGGCGACGCTGGCGCTGATCTATGCGCAAACGCACCCGTCCCGTGTGGCGTGGCTGGTTCTGCGCGGTGTCTTTCTGGCCACGCAGACGGAATTGACCTGGTTTTATGGCGGTGGGGCGGGCCGGTTCTGGCCCGAATTGTGGGAACGTTTCGAAAGCCTGATTCCCGAGGACGAGCGCCACGACATGATCGCCGCTTATAACCGGCGCCTGTTTTCCGGCAATCCGGGCGAAGAGGCGCGCTTTGCCAAGGCTTGGACCGGGTGGGAAAATGCGCTGGCCTCGATCAACAACACTGGGACGATGATTGACAGCCCGGCGGATTACGCCCGCGCCTTTGCGCGGCTGGAAAACCACTATTTCACCCATGGCGCGTTTCTTGAGACGGATGGCCAGATTCTGCGGGATATGCCGAAGATTGCTCATATTCCCGGCACCATCGTGCAGGGTCGCCACGACATGATTTGCCCCCCCACAACCGCTTATCGGCTGCACCAACGCTGGCCATCTTCTGACCTGCGGATGATCCATATGGCGGGCCATGCACTGTCCGAGCGCGGCATCGCCGACGAGTTGATCCGCACGATGGAAAAACTGGCCCGGCAGCGCGATACGTTGGGGGCGTAG
- the ubiG gene encoding bifunctional 2-polyprenyl-6-hydroxyphenol methylase/3-demethylubiquinol 3-O-methyltransferase UbiG, which yields MSTDAQTTVDPAEVAKFEAMAAEWWDPTGKFKPLHMMNPVRLDYITNQIAAEFGRDLVEVEPLKGLRLLDIGCGGGLLSEPMARLGAEVVGADAAAGNIPVAQVHAEQMGLDIDYRHTTAEALADAGEQFDVVLNMEVVEHVADPLAYLTACQRLLKPGGLMVASTINRNPKSFMVAIVGAEHVMRWLPKGTHEWSKFITPEELADLIVKAGLTEVDRKGMVFNPLRWSWSISDRDLSVNYAMTSVKSTN from the coding sequence ATGAGCACTGACGCCCAGACTACCGTTGACCCTGCCGAAGTTGCCAAGTTCGAAGCCATGGCCGCCGAGTGGTGGGATCCGACCGGCAAGTTCAAGCCATTGCACATGATGAACCCTGTGCGTCTGGATTATATCACCAACCAGATTGCCGCAGAGTTCGGGCGTGATCTGGTCGAGGTTGAACCGCTCAAGGGTCTGCGCCTGCTGGACATCGGTTGTGGTGGCGGGTTGCTGTCCGAACCCATGGCGCGGCTGGGGGCCGAGGTTGTCGGTGCAGACGCGGCGGCAGGCAACATTCCGGTTGCACAGGTTCATGCCGAACAGATGGGTCTCGACATTGATTATCGCCACACCACCGCCGAAGCCTTGGCCGACGCAGGTGAACAGTTCGACGTGGTTCTGAATATGGAGGTGGTGGAACACGTCGCCGACCCGCTGGCCTATCTGACCGCCTGTCAGAGACTGTTGAAGCCCGGCGGGCTGATGGTGGCCTCGACCATCAATCGCAATCCGAAAAGTTTCATGGTCGCCATTGTGGGGGCCGAACATGTCATGCGTTGGTTGCCCAAGGGCACGCATGAATGGTCGAAATTCATCACCCCGGAGGAGCTGGCCGATCTGATCGTCAAGGCAGGCCTGACCGAGGTTGACCGCAAGGGCATGGTGTTCAATCCGCTGAGGTGGAGCTGGTCAATCTCGGACCGCGATCTGTCGGTGAACTACGCGATGACCAGCGTGAAGTCGACAAACTAG
- a CDS encoding MarR family winged helix-turn-helix transcriptional regulator: MSESSVDTLSVALFSEMFMADQLARNRLSKALPKGMELSHFSVLNHLARLNDEKSPAQLAKAFHVTRGAMTNTLNKLEWAGHVHIRPDWDDARRKFVTISPSGRAARDAALQAITPIIGNMVTKIGPDKVRNVLPVLREMRQILSDME, translated from the coding sequence ATGTCAGAAAGCTCGGTTGATACCCTTTCGGTCGCCCTGTTCAGTGAAATGTTCATGGCCGATCAACTGGCGCGCAACCGCTTGTCCAAGGCGTTGCCGAAAGGGATGGAGCTGAGCCATTTTTCCGTGCTGAATCATTTGGCCCGCCTGAACGACGAAAAAAGCCCGGCGCAATTGGCGAAGGCGTTTCACGTGACGCGGGGCGCCATGACCAACACGCTGAACAAGCTCGAATGGGCCGGACACGTGCATATCCGGCCGGATTGGGACGATGCGCGGCGCAAGTTCGTGACGATCTCACCCTCTGGTCGGGCAGCGCGCGACGCGGCGTTGCAGGCAATCACACCGATCATCGGCAACATGGTCACGAAAATCGGTCCGGACAAGGTGCGCAACGTTCTGCCTGTCTTGCGCGAGATGCGCCAGATTCTGAGCGATATGGAGTGA
- a CDS encoding carbon-nitrogen hydrolase family protein produces MKTALIQFTAGEDPEANLKTVRRMVRDAAEAGATFILTPEVSNILSVSRRHQQAVLHHEADDPFLSAIQADAAALDVWLLIGSLALKTGDADGRFANRSFLITPEGKIAARYDKIHMFDVEIDETESYRESAAYRPGGKAVVADTPFGKLGMTICYDMRFPHLYRKLAKAGATIITTPAAFSPVTGKAHWESLLRARAIENGVFVLAPAQCGQNGPTRATHGHSLVVSPWGEVLADGGDTPGITMVDLDLADVGRSRRRVPSLDHDREIEGP; encoded by the coding sequence ATGAAAACGGCACTGATCCAGTTTACCGCAGGTGAAGACCCCGAAGCCAACCTGAAGACCGTGCGCCGCATGGTCCGTGACGCCGCCGAGGCTGGGGCTACGTTCATTTTGACCCCTGAGGTCAGTAATATCCTGTCGGTCAGTCGCCGCCACCAACAAGCGGTGTTGCACCACGAAGCCGACGACCCGTTCCTAAGCGCGATACAGGCGGATGCTGCCGCGCTGGACGTCTGGCTGCTGATCGGGTCGCTGGCGCTCAAGACCGGTGACGCTGACGGGCGGTTTGCCAACCGGTCCTTCCTGATTACGCCAGAAGGCAAGATCGCCGCCCGCTATGACAAGATCCACATGTTCGATGTCGAGATCGACGAGACCGAGTCCTATCGCGAAAGCGCGGCCTATCGTCCGGGCGGCAAAGCGGTTGTGGCGGACACCCCGTTCGGCAAGCTCGGTATGACGATCTGCTATGACATGCGCTTTCCGCACCTCTATCGTAAACTCGCCAAAGCGGGCGCAACGATCATCACCACGCCCGCCGCCTTTTCGCCCGTGACGGGCAAGGCGCATTGGGAAAGCCTGTTGCGCGCCCGTGCAATTGAAAACGGAGTGTTTGTTCTGGCCCCTGCGCAATGCGGGCAGAACGGGCCGACGCGTGCCACACACGGGCACTCGCTGGTTGTCTCGCCCTGGGGCGAGGTATTGGCAGATGGCGGGGACACGCCGGGCATCACAATGGTTGATCTTGACCTTGCGGACGTGGGAAGGTCGCGCCGACGCGTGCCGTCGCTTGACCATGATCGCGAAATTGAAGGCCCCTGA
- the grxC gene encoding glutaredoxin 3 — protein sequence MQPVTIYSSQLCGYCHAAKRLLNSKGVSFDEIDVVMSPDKRQEMMQRANGRHTVPQIFIGDTHVGGYDDLAALERGGKLDLLLAD from the coding sequence ATGCAGCCTGTCACCATCTATTCCTCGCAGCTTTGTGGGTATTGTCACGCCGCAAAGCGTCTTTTGAACAGCAAGGGCGTGTCGTTTGACGAGATCGACGTGGTGATGAGCCCGGACAAGCGGCAGGAAATGATGCAGCGTGCGAACGGGCGTCACACGGTGCCGCAGATCTTCATCGGCGACACCCATGTTGGTGGGTACGACGATCTGGCCGCCTTGGAGCGCGGTGGCAAGCTTGACCTTTTACTGGCGGATTAG
- a CDS encoding double zinc ribbon domain-containing protein, translated as MQSVLGVLYPPQCISCDAPTDADFALCGACWRETPFIEGLACDLCGDPLPGEDEGTPIHCDACLTVKRPWKQGRAAMIYDGNARRLVLALKHGDRPELARAAAPWLARAAAPLICRETLIVPMPIHWSRLLRRRYNQSAELARFLAKTSGLAHIPDALQRPKRTRPHDGMDVDTRFENMRGAIRPRPKKSGSLEGRRVLLVDDVMTSGASFDAATRACLAAGADHVNVLALARVTRGA; from the coding sequence ATGCAATCGGTGCTTGGCGTTCTGTATCCCCCGCAATGCATCAGTTGTGATGCGCCGACAGACGCGGATTTCGCACTCTGCGGCGCGTGCTGGCGCGAGACCCCGTTTATCGAGGGGCTTGCCTGCGACCTTTGTGGCGACCCTTTGCCCGGAGAAGATGAAGGAACGCCGATCCATTGCGATGCCTGCCTCACCGTGAAACGGCCCTGGAAACAGGGTCGGGCCGCGATGATATACGACGGTAACGCTCGACGGCTGGTTCTGGCGCTTAAACATGGCGACCGGCCAGAGCTTGCCCGCGCCGCCGCCCCCTGGCTGGCCCGTGCCGCCGCCCCATTGATTTGCCGCGAAACCCTGATCGTGCCGATGCCGATCCACTGGTCGCGTCTGCTGCGCCGACGGTATAACCAATCGGCCGAGCTTGCCCGGTTTCTGGCAAAGACGTCAGGCCTCGCGCATATACCTGATGCCTTGCAGCGGCCAAAGCGAACACGCCCCCATGATGGCATGGATGTCGATACACGCTTCGAAAACATGCGGGGGGCAATTCGCCCTCGCCCAAAGAAGAGCGGCTCGCTTGAAGGACGTCGCGTGTTGCTCGTGGATGATGTGATGACCTCGGGCGCCAGTTTCGATGCCGCCACACGGGCCTGTCTTGCGGCCGGTGCGGATCACGTAAATGTGCTGGCCCTTGCCCGCGTGACGCGGGGCGCATAG
- a CDS encoding methyltransferase domain-containing protein, with the protein MTQTDPNTPPRLTDRTQLARNRRRAAPDGLFLQTLAAGEVKDRLTEVNRTFTKPAVVTGFADIWAHAFPKAKIVADDDTLNLEVGAHDLVIHGLSLHWANDPVGQLIQAKRALVPDGLFVGVLFGGQTLAELRAVLAEIEIEMTGGLSPRILPMGEIRDLGALLQRAGFALPVADSDLREVSYENATALIRDLRLMGERNALDQRLNTPLSRAFLSAVNNRYAKHFPAGGGRITASFDLVFLTGWAPDDSQPKPLRPGSAAARLAEALGTDETKLSD; encoded by the coding sequence ATGACACAGACCGACCCAAACACGCCCCCGCGCCTGACCGATCGCACGCAGCTGGCCCGCAATCGCCGTCGCGCCGCGCCTGACGGGCTGTTTCTGCAAACCCTTGCCGCAGGCGAGGTGAAGGATCGCCTGACAGAGGTTAACAGAACGTTTACCAAGCCCGCCGTCGTTACAGGTTTCGCCGATATCTGGGCGCACGCGTTCCCAAAGGCGAAAATCGTTGCGGATGACGACACGCTTAACCTTGAGGTCGGCGCACATGATCTGGTGATTCACGGGCTGTCTCTGCACTGGGCGAATGATCCGGTTGGGCAATTGATACAGGCAAAGCGGGCGTTGGTGCCGGACGGGCTGTTCGTCGGTGTGCTGTTCGGTGGTCAAACCCTGGCCGAGTTGCGCGCCGTTCTGGCCGAGATCGAGATCGAGATGACCGGCGGCTTGTCGCCTCGCATCCTGCCGATGGGAGAGATCCGCGACCTTGGCGCGCTGTTGCAGCGGGCGGGCTTCGCGTTGCCGGTGGCTGACAGCGATCTGCGCGAAGTCTCTTATGAAAACGCCACTGCGCTGATCCGCGATCTACGCTTGATGGGCGAACGAAATGCGCTGGATCAGAGACTGAATACGCCGCTCTCCCGCGCGTTTCTGTCCGCTGTGAATAACCGCTATGCCAAACATTTCCCAGCGGGCGGTGGCCGCATCACCGCGAGCTTCGATCTGGTGTTTTTGACCGGCTGGGCACCCGATGACAGCCAGCCCAAACCCCTGCGTCCCGGATCCGCTGCGGCGCGCCTGGCTGAAGCGTTGGGCACGGATGAGACCAAATTGTCCGATTGA
- the hemH gene encoding ferrochelatase translates to MTMKKPADHPSLPARKVGVLFANLGTPDGYDYWSMRRYLNEFLSDKRVIDYPAWKWQPILQGIILTKRPFSSGEAYKSIWNEDLGESPLMTITKQQVTKLREGLEKRFGAEIVTDFCMRYGNPSTKSKVRDMVAAGCDRILFFPLYPQYAGATMGTANDQFFRALMDEPWQPASRTIEPYFDDPAYIDALARSVERGYTAIKKKPDLLVVSYHGMPERYLQQGDPYHCQCQKSTRLLKERLGWGDDDITTTFQSVFGPEEWLKPYTVKEVARLAESGKKNIAVIAPAFSADCIETLEEIQEEIQEAFVEAGGESFTYIPCLNDDDAHIAALLGVAERNLAGWLE, encoded by the coding sequence ATGACCATGAAAAAGCCAGCCGACCACCCCTCATTGCCCGCCCGCAAGGTTGGCGTTCTGTTCGCCAATCTGGGCACACCAGATGGCTATGACTACTGGTCCATGCGCCGCTATCTGAACGAGTTTCTGTCCGACAAGCGGGTGATCGACTATCCCGCGTGGAAGTGGCAGCCCATTTTGCAAGGCATCATCCTGACCAAGCGGCCTTTTTCATCGGGCGAAGCGTACAAGTCGATCTGGAACGAGGATCTGGGTGAAAGCCCCTTGATGACAATCACCAAGCAGCAAGTCACCAAGCTACGCGAAGGGTTGGAAAAGCGCTTTGGTGCGGAAATAGTCACAGATTTCTGTATGCGCTACGGCAACCCATCCACCAAATCCAAGGTGCGGGACATGGTCGCGGCTGGCTGTGATCGCATCTTGTTCTTTCCGCTTTATCCACAATATGCGGGGGCAACGATGGGCACCGCGAACGACCAGTTTTTCCGCGCCCTGATGGACGAGCCATGGCAACCTGCCAGCCGCACCATAGAACCCTATTTCGACGACCCGGCCTATATCGACGCGCTGGCCCGGTCGGTCGAACGCGGCTATACGGCGATAAAGAAGAAGCCCGATCTGCTGGTCGTATCCTACCACGGAATGCCCGAACGCTATTTGCAGCAAGGTGATCCGTATCACTGCCAATGCCAGAAAAGCACCCGCCTGTTGAAAGAGCGGTTGGGTTGGGGCGACGACGACATCACCACCACTTTCCAGTCGGTTTTTGGGCCTGAGGAGTGGCTGAAGCCTTACACGGTAAAAGAGGTCGCGCGCCTGGCCGAGAGCGGCAAGAAGAACATCGCCGTGATCGCGCCCGCGTTTTCGGCCGATTGCATAGAAACACTTGAGGAAATTCAGGAAGAGATTCAGGAGGCCTTTGTCGAGGCAGGCGGCGAAAGTTTCACCTATATCCCCTGCCTGAACGATGACGACGCCCACATCGCAGCGCTGCTGGGTGTGGCTGAACGCAATCTGGCAGGCTGGCTTGAATAG
- a CDS encoding glycosyltransferase family protein: MPVAKILRVYLDPEPLQRARQGKFNFVNKIALVLEKRGFRVEYRKNSDLERLASAARNGYSLFLMDDPLHANALTMRRSYFYPFWRIEASSKRWEFEVSKKVFDPSEVDPDTAKAWADKWRRWLFQGAASHVTKDGPIYVPLQGRLLSHRSFQAVSPIEMVEQVATRFPDIPVLVGLHPSEAYTQAENEALETLRARQSNLAVTTGEMKQALTACRFVVSQNSSAALFGYFFAKPTVLFGRIDFHHIAANVHDLGAQEAFDAVQTMAPEFDRYLYWFTMLNAIRADAEDCEGQILRTLRKRGWQVD; this comes from the coding sequence ATGCCGGTCGCAAAAATCCTACGCGTCTATCTTGACCCCGAGCCGTTACAGCGCGCGCGGCAGGGCAAGTTCAACTTTGTGAACAAGATTGCATTGGTGCTGGAGAAGCGCGGGTTTCGGGTCGAGTATCGCAAGAATAGTGACTTGGAGCGTTTGGCGTCTGCCGCCCGCAACGGCTATTCCCTGTTTCTGATGGATGATCCGCTGCACGCCAACGCGCTGACCATGCGGCGCAGCTATTTTTATCCGTTCTGGCGGATCGAAGCCTCGTCCAAACGGTGGGAGTTCGAGGTTTCAAAAAAGGTGTTCGATCCGTCCGAGGTCGACCCCGACACGGCAAAAGCCTGGGCAGACAAGTGGCGCAGATGGTTGTTCCAGGGGGCTGCGTCACATGTGACCAAAGATGGTCCCATATATGTGCCATTGCAGGGCCGGCTGCTGAGCCATCGTAGCTTTCAGGCCGTCAGCCCAATCGAGATGGTTGAGCAGGTTGCGACCCGGTTCCCCGACATACCCGTGCTGGTCGGGCTACATCCGTCCGAGGCTTACACTCAAGCTGAAAACGAGGCTCTTGAAACACTACGCGCGCGTCAGTCCAACTTGGCTGTCACGACCGGAGAGATGAAGCAGGCGCTGACCGCATGCCGGTTTGTCGTATCACAAAATTCATCCGCCGCATTGTTTGGATACTTCTTTGCCAAGCCCACCGTGCTGTTTGGACGGATAGATTTCCACCATATCGCCGCCAATGTGCATGATTTGGGCGCGCAAGAAGCGTTCGATGCGGTCCAGACCATGGCACCGGAGTTCGATCGCTATCTTTACTGGTTCACGATGCTGAACGCGATCCGCGCCGATGCAGAGGATTGCGAGGGTCAGATCTTGCGCACCTTGCGAAAACGCGGTTGGCAGGTGGATTAG
- the hslV gene encoding ATP-dependent protease subunit HslV, with protein MADTDFPGWHGTTIIGVRRGGKVVIAGDGQVSLGQTVIKGTARKVRKLSPGGFDVVAGFAGSTADAFTLLERLEKKLEATPGQLARASVELAKDWRTDKYLQKLEAMLIVTDGKELLVITGAGDVLEPEHDVAAIGSGGNFALAAARGLMETDLDAEGVARKAMAIAADICVYTNGNLTVEEIGA; from the coding sequence ATGGCAGATACGGATTTTCCCGGATGGCACGGCACTACAATCATTGGTGTGCGCAGGGGCGGTAAAGTGGTGATAGCAGGCGACGGACAGGTCAGCCTTGGTCAAACGGTCATCAAGGGAACGGCGCGCAAGGTGCGCAAGCTGTCACCCGGCGGGTTTGACGTGGTGGCGGGGTTCGCCGGGTCCACCGCAGATGCTTTCACCCTGCTGGAGCGTCTGGAAAAGAAGCTGGAAGCAACACCGGGGCAGTTGGCGCGCGCATCTGTTGAGTTGGCGAAAGACTGGCGGACGGACAAATATCTGCAAAAGCTCGAAGCCATGCTGATCGTCACCGACGGTAAAGAGCTTTTGGTGATCACCGGCGCGGGCGACGTGCTGGAACCCGAACATGACGTGGCCGCAATTGGGTCGGGCGGCAACTTCGCGCTCGCCGCCGCACGGGGCCTGATGGAAACCGATCTGGATGCGGAAGGTGTGGCGCGTAAGGCGATGGCGATTGCCGCAGACATCTGTGTTTACACCAACGGCAACCTTACAGTCGAGGAGATCGGCGCATGA